From Daucus carota subsp. sativus chromosome 6, DH1 v3.0, whole genome shotgun sequence, the proteins below share one genomic window:
- the LOC108192869 gene encoding light-mediated development protein DET1 isoform X3, which translates to MFRSNNYNVTARIFQRQIRTPAPGTSFHCARRFYENIVPSCTIYDAECPDHSFRKFTEDGQYLISFSRNHQDLIVYRPSWLTFSCKEEDCDGQDLPLKARKFESFFSQLYSVPLASSSELICKDFFLYIESNQFGLFATSTPQVHDAPAIGGAVHGVPSVEKITFHLLRLGDGVILDERVFRNDYVNLAHSMGVFLYDDLLAIVSLRYQKIHIIQIRDSGTLVDVRAIGEFCQEDDELFLNSSYQCTANGDRSRQHHVPVDHVGQSDNHNQPSPENSFLSGIKQRMLSFIFQGIWNEETDETLRMQHVKKKFYFHFQDYVDLIMWKVQLLDRHHLLIKFGSVDGGVSRNADNHPAFLAVYNMETTDIVAFYQNSVDELYLLFEQFCDHFHVTSKRSLYMNFISSHSNNIHVREQVRSNKNKATSLPQLISATERHRQCTDHPIKFISRQSNTLKFKIKPGPEVGTADGRVKKISSFLFHPFLPLALSIQQTWSLQPAVVNIHFRR; encoded by the exons ATGTTTAGAAGCAATAATTATAATGTCACCGCGAGGATTTTCCAGCGCCAGATTCGGACTCCTGCTCCTGGCACTTCT TTTCACTGTGCCAGAcgattttatgaaaatatagtCCCAAGCTGTACCATTTATGATGCTGAATGTCCGGATCATTCATTTCGCAAGTTCACTGAAGATGGACAGTATCTCATAAGCTTCAGTAGGAACCATCAGGATCTTATTGTGTATAGACCATCATGGCTGACATTTTCATGCAAAGAAGAAGATTGTGATGGTCAAGATCTTCCCTTGAAAGCCAGGAAATTTGAGAGCTTCTTCAGCCAACTATATAGTGTACCACTTGCATCCAGTAGTGAGCTAATATGCAAAGACTTCTTTCTCTACATAGAGAGTAACCAATTTGGACTGTTTGCTACTTCAACTCCACAAGTTCATGACGCTCCTGCGATTGGAGGAGCTGTACATGGAGTCCCTTCAGTTGAAAAAATAACATTCCACCTTCTAAG ATTGGGAGATGGGGTCATTCTTGATGAGAGGGTCTTTCGCAATGATTATGTCAATTTGGCTCACAGCATGGGAGTTTTCTTGTATGATGATTTACTGGCTATTGTGTCCCTTCGATATCAAAAAATACACATTATTCAAATTAGAGATTCAGGGACCCTTGTTGATGTACGAGCCATTGGGGAATTTTGCCAAGAAGACGATGAACTGTTTCTAAATTCAAGTTATCAG TGCACAGCGAATGGTGACAGGAGCAGGCAGCACCATGTCCCTGTGGATCATGTTGGCCAGAGCGACAATCATAACCAGCCCAGTCCAGAGAACTCTTTCCTGAGTGGTATAAAACAGAGAATGCTTTCATTTATATTTCAAGGCATATGGAATGAAGAAACTGATGAAACTCTG AGGATGCAACATGTGAAGAAGaagttttattttcattttcaagaTTATGTTGATTTGATTATGTGGAAG GTACAGTTATTGGACAGACATCATCTATTAATCAAATTTGGCAGTGTTGATGGAGGG GTCTCACGAAATGCTGATAATCATCCTGCATTTCTTGCTGTATATAACATGGAGACAACTGATATAGTTGCTTTTTATCAG AACTCAGTGGATGAGCTATATTTATTGTTTGAACAATTCTGCGACCACTTTCACGTGACATCAAAAAGATCACtctatatgaattttatatcatCTCACTCTAACAACATTCATGTTCGTGAGCAAGTTAGGTCTAATAAGAATAAAGCTACCAGCTTACCCCAG CTAATCTCTGCAACTGAGAGACATAGACAGTGTACGGATCACCCCATCAAGTTCATTTCGAGACAATCAAATACCctaaaatttaagataaaaccAG GACCTGAAGTTGGTACTGCAGATGGTCGAGTGAAGAAGATCTCCTCATTTCTTTTCCATCCCTTTTTACCTCTTGCACTCTCCATCCAACAAACTTGGTCTTTACAGCCAGCTGTTGTAAATATTCATTTTCGAAGATAA
- the LOC108192869 gene encoding light-mediated development protein DET1 isoform X1, whose translation MFRSNNYNVTARIFQRQIRTPAPGTSFHCARRFYENIVPSCTIYDAECPDHSFRKFTEDGQYLISFSRNHQDLIVYRPSWLTFSCKEEDCDGQDLPLKARKFESFFSQLYSVPLASSSELICKDFFLYIESNQFGLFATSTPQVHDAPAIGGAVHGVPSVEKITFHLLRLGDGVILDERVFRNDYVNLAHSMGVFLYDDLLAIVSLRYQKIHIIQIRDSGTLVDVRAIGEFCQEDDELFLNSSYQCTANGDRSRQHHVPVDHVGQSDNHNQPSPENSFLSGIKQRMLSFIFQGIWNEETDETLRMQHVKKKFYFHFQDYVDLIMWKVQLLDRHHLLIKFGSVDGGVSRNADNHPAFLAVYNMETTDIVAFYQNSVDELYLLFEQFCDHFHVTSKRSLYMNFISSHSNNIHVREQVRSNKNKATSLPQFVKKMLSSLPYCSQSQSPSPYFDQSLFRYDEKLISATERHRQCTDHPIKFISRQSNTLKFKIKPGPEVGTADGRVKKISSFLFHPFLPLALSIQQTWSLQPAVVNIHFRR comes from the exons ATGTTTAGAAGCAATAATTATAATGTCACCGCGAGGATTTTCCAGCGCCAGATTCGGACTCCTGCTCCTGGCACTTCT TTTCACTGTGCCAGAcgattttatgaaaatatagtCCCAAGCTGTACCATTTATGATGCTGAATGTCCGGATCATTCATTTCGCAAGTTCACTGAAGATGGACAGTATCTCATAAGCTTCAGTAGGAACCATCAGGATCTTATTGTGTATAGACCATCATGGCTGACATTTTCATGCAAAGAAGAAGATTGTGATGGTCAAGATCTTCCCTTGAAAGCCAGGAAATTTGAGAGCTTCTTCAGCCAACTATATAGTGTACCACTTGCATCCAGTAGTGAGCTAATATGCAAAGACTTCTTTCTCTACATAGAGAGTAACCAATTTGGACTGTTTGCTACTTCAACTCCACAAGTTCATGACGCTCCTGCGATTGGAGGAGCTGTACATGGAGTCCCTTCAGTTGAAAAAATAACATTCCACCTTCTAAG ATTGGGAGATGGGGTCATTCTTGATGAGAGGGTCTTTCGCAATGATTATGTCAATTTGGCTCACAGCATGGGAGTTTTCTTGTATGATGATTTACTGGCTATTGTGTCCCTTCGATATCAAAAAATACACATTATTCAAATTAGAGATTCAGGGACCCTTGTTGATGTACGAGCCATTGGGGAATTTTGCCAAGAAGACGATGAACTGTTTCTAAATTCAAGTTATCAG TGCACAGCGAATGGTGACAGGAGCAGGCAGCACCATGTCCCTGTGGATCATGTTGGCCAGAGCGACAATCATAACCAGCCCAGTCCAGAGAACTCTTTCCTGAGTGGTATAAAACAGAGAATGCTTTCATTTATATTTCAAGGCATATGGAATGAAGAAACTGATGAAACTCTG AGGATGCAACATGTGAAGAAGaagttttattttcattttcaagaTTATGTTGATTTGATTATGTGGAAG GTACAGTTATTGGACAGACATCATCTATTAATCAAATTTGGCAGTGTTGATGGAGGG GTCTCACGAAATGCTGATAATCATCCTGCATTTCTTGCTGTATATAACATGGAGACAACTGATATAGTTGCTTTTTATCAG AACTCAGTGGATGAGCTATATTTATTGTTTGAACAATTCTGCGACCACTTTCACGTGACATCAAAAAGATCACtctatatgaattttatatcatCTCACTCTAACAACATTCATGTTCGTGAGCAAGTTAGGTCTAATAAGAATAAAGCTACCAGCTTACCCCAG TTTGTGAAGAAGATGCTGTCTTCTTTACCTTACTGTTCCCAGTCACAGAGCCCTTCCCCATATTTTGACCAATCTCTTTTTCGATATGATGAAAAG CTAATCTCTGCAACTGAGAGACATAGACAGTGTACGGATCACCCCATCAAGTTCATTTCGAGACAATCAAATACCctaaaatttaagataaaaccAG GACCTGAAGTTGGTACTGCAGATGGTCGAGTGAAGAAGATCTCCTCATTTCTTTTCCATCCCTTTTTACCTCTTGCACTCTCCATCCAACAAACTTGGTCTTTACAGCCAGCTGTTGTAAATATTCATTTTCGAAGATAA
- the LOC108192869 gene encoding light-mediated development protein DET1 isoform X2 has translation MSPRGFSSARFGLLLLALLRFYENIVPSCTIYDAECPDHSFRKFTEDGQYLISFSRNHQDLIVYRPSWLTFSCKEEDCDGQDLPLKARKFESFFSQLYSVPLASSSELICKDFFLYIESNQFGLFATSTPQVHDAPAIGGAVHGVPSVEKITFHLLRLGDGVILDERVFRNDYVNLAHSMGVFLYDDLLAIVSLRYQKIHIIQIRDSGTLVDVRAIGEFCQEDDELFLNSSYQCTANGDRSRQHHVPVDHVGQSDNHNQPSPENSFLSGIKQRMLSFIFQGIWNEETDETLRMQHVKKKFYFHFQDYVDLIMWKVQLLDRHHLLIKFGSVDGGVSRNADNHPAFLAVYNMETTDIVAFYQNSVDELYLLFEQFCDHFHVTSKRSLYMNFISSHSNNIHVREQVRSNKNKATSLPQFVKKMLSSLPYCSQSQSPSPYFDQSLFRYDEKLISATERHRQCTDHPIKFISRQSNTLKFKIKPGPEVGTADGRVKKISSFLFHPFLPLALSIQQTWSLQPAVVNIHFRR, from the exons ATGTCACCGCGAGGATTTTCCAGCGCCAGATTCGGACTCCTGCTCCTGGCACTTCT AcgattttatgaaaatatagtCCCAAGCTGTACCATTTATGATGCTGAATGTCCGGATCATTCATTTCGCAAGTTCACTGAAGATGGACAGTATCTCATAAGCTTCAGTAGGAACCATCAGGATCTTATTGTGTATAGACCATCATGGCTGACATTTTCATGCAAAGAAGAAGATTGTGATGGTCAAGATCTTCCCTTGAAAGCCAGGAAATTTGAGAGCTTCTTCAGCCAACTATATAGTGTACCACTTGCATCCAGTAGTGAGCTAATATGCAAAGACTTCTTTCTCTACATAGAGAGTAACCAATTTGGACTGTTTGCTACTTCAACTCCACAAGTTCATGACGCTCCTGCGATTGGAGGAGCTGTACATGGAGTCCCTTCAGTTGAAAAAATAACATTCCACCTTCTAAG ATTGGGAGATGGGGTCATTCTTGATGAGAGGGTCTTTCGCAATGATTATGTCAATTTGGCTCACAGCATGGGAGTTTTCTTGTATGATGATTTACTGGCTATTGTGTCCCTTCGATATCAAAAAATACACATTATTCAAATTAGAGATTCAGGGACCCTTGTTGATGTACGAGCCATTGGGGAATTTTGCCAAGAAGACGATGAACTGTTTCTAAATTCAAGTTATCAG TGCACAGCGAATGGTGACAGGAGCAGGCAGCACCATGTCCCTGTGGATCATGTTGGCCAGAGCGACAATCATAACCAGCCCAGTCCAGAGAACTCTTTCCTGAGTGGTATAAAACAGAGAATGCTTTCATTTATATTTCAAGGCATATGGAATGAAGAAACTGATGAAACTCTG AGGATGCAACATGTGAAGAAGaagttttattttcattttcaagaTTATGTTGATTTGATTATGTGGAAG GTACAGTTATTGGACAGACATCATCTATTAATCAAATTTGGCAGTGTTGATGGAGGG GTCTCACGAAATGCTGATAATCATCCTGCATTTCTTGCTGTATATAACATGGAGACAACTGATATAGTTGCTTTTTATCAG AACTCAGTGGATGAGCTATATTTATTGTTTGAACAATTCTGCGACCACTTTCACGTGACATCAAAAAGATCACtctatatgaattttatatcatCTCACTCTAACAACATTCATGTTCGTGAGCAAGTTAGGTCTAATAAGAATAAAGCTACCAGCTTACCCCAG TTTGTGAAGAAGATGCTGTCTTCTTTACCTTACTGTTCCCAGTCACAGAGCCCTTCCCCATATTTTGACCAATCTCTTTTTCGATATGATGAAAAG CTAATCTCTGCAACTGAGAGACATAGACAGTGTACGGATCACCCCATCAAGTTCATTTCGAGACAATCAAATACCctaaaatttaagataaaaccAG GACCTGAAGTTGGTACTGCAGATGGTCGAGTGAAGAAGATCTCCTCATTTCTTTTCCATCCCTTTTTACCTCTTGCACTCTCCATCCAACAAACTTGGTCTTTACAGCCAGCTGTTGTAAATATTCATTTTCGAAGATAA
- the LOC108227220 gene encoding sphingoid long-chain bases kinase 1 translates to MLCFKFSMQKTGHLFKNHSLRLTSQHHSVRRLSFFSQVATGQHSSPIVFPEKRSKVKTSKRSEISVSIDDLKKSKREEHKIDIGDEKSDLLGYDVFSAKLVLDKRKTNKSNDASTSTDITNQVTVDAKLTSKALVWGTHLLSLADVVSVSYTFGFRHFTVHSYPVTRTSCVLSCFKKSGRSRKDFRFLADTIEEAVQWVSGFADLKCYVNCSRHPLVSSKKEASDFLFSDFPLEPHIKCKSPPTMLVILNPRSGHGRSSKVFYGTVEPIFKLAGFKLEVVKTTAAGHARNLASSIDFSTCPDGIICVGGDGIVNEVLNGLLSRDNQKEAISIPIGIIPAGSDNSLVWTVLGVRDPVSAAIAIVKGGLTATDVFAAEWVHTGAIHFGTTVAYFGFISDVLELSEKYQKRFGPLRYFVAGVLKFLCLPKYGFEVEYLPASKERTDREVVDVSELYTDIMTRSNKDGIPRASSLSSIDSIMTPSQISGAELDTTCSSTEPSDIVRGIDPKSKRLSSGRSNVAAEPEVSHPHLPLSSTPNWPRTRSKSRTDKGWAGLTATHDTTRSSWGTAAANDKEDISSTMSDPGPVWDAEPKWDPETHWDMENPIELPGPAENDDNDEDETSKDDVPRSVENWITRKGQFLGVLVCNHSCKTVQSLSSQVVAPKAEHDDNMLDLLLVHGSGRLKLLRFFLLLQFGRHLSLPYVEYVKVKSVKIKPGKTTQNGCGIDGELFPVAGQVITSLFPEQCRLIGHSAGTSRK, encoded by the exons ATGCTCTGCTTTAAGTTTAGCATGCAGAAGACTGGTCACCTTTTCAAGAATCACTCCTTAAGACTGACATCTCAGCATCATTCAGTTCGCCGCTTAAGCTTTTTTTCTCAAGTAGCAACAGGACAGCACTCATCCCCAATAGTCTTTCCCGAGAAGCGTAGCAAAGTGAAGACTTCAAAGCGCAGTGAAATCAGTGTCAGTATTGATGATCTTAAGAAATCAAAGAGGGAGGAGCATAAAATCGATATTGGTGATGAGAAATCTGACTTGCTTGGATATGATGTTTTCTCCGCGAAGCTAGTTTTAGACAAAAGAAAGACAAATAAAAGCAATGATGCTAGCACATCAACTGATATAACAAATCAAGTAACTGTTGATGCTAAACTCACAAGCAAGGCACTGGTTTGGGGTACACATCTATTGTCGCTTGCGGATGTGGTTTCA GTATCATACACTTTTGGCTTCAGACATTTTACAGTGCACTCGTACCCTGTAACAAGGACCTCATGTGTACTTTCTTGCTTTAAGAAATCTGGTAGAAGTCGGAAGGATTTTCGCTTCTTGGCCGACACAATAGAAGAAGCTGTTCAATGGGTCAGTGGGTTTGCAGATCTGAAATGTTATGTAAATTGCTCGCGCCATCCTTTGGTTTCTTCGAAGAAGGAGGCTTCAGATTTTTTATTTAGTGATTTTCCTCTGGAACCACATATCAAATGTAAAAGTCCACCTACAATGCTTGTGATTTTAAATCCACGGTCTGGACATGGGCGTTCAAGTAAAGTTTTCTATGGAACAGTAGAACCAATATTTAAG CTTGCAGGATTTAAGCTGGAGGTAGTTAAAACAACAGCTGCTGGACATGCTAGAAACCTTGCATCAAGTATAGACTTCAGTACATGTCCTGATG GAATCATATGTGTAGGAGGTGATGGAATCGTTAATGAG GTTCTGAATGGTCTTCTTAGCAGAGATAACCAGAAGGAAGCAATTTCAATTCCAATTGGAATCATCCCTGCTGGTTCTGATAATTCTTTAGTGTGGACTGTTCTTGGAGTTAGGGATCCAGTTTCTGCTGCAATCGCAATAGTGAAG GGAGGTCTAACTGCAACAGATGTTTTTGCGGCTGAATGGGTTCATACTGGTGCGATTCATTTTGGGACGACCGTCGCATACTTTGGGTTTATCAGCGATG TTCTAGAACTCTCTGAGAAATATCAGAAACGCTTTGGCCCTCTACGGTATTTCGTAGCTGGTGTCCTTAAATTTTTATGCTTACCCAAGTATGGATTTGAAGTGGAATATCTTCCAGCATCAAAAGAGAGAACCGATCGAGAAGTAGTTGATGTGTCAGAACTTTATACAGACATCATGACAAGATCCAACAAAGATGGCATTCCTAGAGCCTCTAGCTTATCAAgtatcgactcaataatgactCCAAGCCAAATTTCTGGTGCtgagttggatacaacttgcaGTAGCACCGAGCCATCAGATATTGTACGTGGTATAGATCCAAAATCAAAACGCTTATCATCTGGGAGAAGTAATGTAGCTGCAGAACCAGAAGTTAGCCATCCTCATCTACCACTTTCATCAACCCCAAACTGGCCAAGAACTAGGTCCAAATCGAGGACTGATAAAGGATGGGCTGGGCTAACAGCCACACATGACACTACCAGGTCATCTTGGGGAACAGCAGCAGCAAATGATAAAGAGGATATTTCATCAACAATGTCTGATCCAGGGCCAGTATGGGATGCTGAACCGAAGTGGGACCCTGAGACTCACTGGGATATGGAAAATCCCATAGAATTACCTGGTCCAGCAGAAAAcgatgataatgatgaagatgaaacaAGCAAAGATGATGTGCCAAGATCTGTAGAAAATTGGATAACCAGAAAAGGTCAATTTCTTGGTGTCCTGGTTTGTAACCATTCATGTAAAACTGTTCAGAGTTTGAGTTCTCAGGTGGTAGCTCCTAAGGCTGAACATGATGATAACATGTTGGATTTGTTATTGGTTCATGGAAGTGGACGTTTGAAGCTGTTAAGATTTTTTTTGCTTCTGCAATTTGGACGGCATCTTTCTCTACCCTATGTTGAATATGTCAAG